From Rhodamnia argentea isolate NSW1041297 chromosome 10, ASM2092103v1, whole genome shotgun sequence, a single genomic window includes:
- the LOC115742310 gene encoding probable plastid-lipid-associated protein 14, chloroplastic isoform X2 produces MTWRVTWKNGVEPQAFRREREIFGEADGRREPSLWRLRSYRTLPRNSHALLSPSSCTLSFLLSLQLSLRPFQSPASLSRLDDLDRAIFSGNQPMALCGTNMSWGMESIEAMRLRGNSSTFLVRPSSACFGGPSLCTLPGRRRKIFFSLLRRSSTPVESKGVAESPCSMSVDEELDHVKRFKMSDFKVLDSVSIGLGGRADEVVFEAIVNDPKSPLYNTSVVLRRLISSQAKRRGKRAIQVLKKLVRRKIMYYSYSMQVHGFISSHSSRGLLTLVHGVGILGNAADFYEEGPIISTADSSLDRRQMMIAFDMRCVGFMMAKMVLRELMDPLIFAKFKSFFAKGNDPSCLREFLLQVLDRNTSSGNCGLQMLDRNWGAGWNLLSLLLATKRSSRISCLEALRHPFLCGPRWRVMPSMNIIRWGLGSTAVRITEEYIYGQHQRGRLAHFIELMEMLNPHTKPKNWLELLPGKWRLVYYTGRHIGLTLRQPPIRVLIGNAHLIVSRPSELSTNFSMTSEISFSALIGRDWPHNKSGVAGQLHVNSVFNLKAGRQLYLKEENSKGYFSLAQSIDRDALFQKLASGRWGKAIPYKEFPSSLPVATFVSDDIELLLNLGRPLNQDVDSAKKVLQEVRTQIPPEMFDLSKLVCGTYVDSRLLVLRSVNGSALLFTRSCVDENPS; encoded by the exons ATGACGTGGCGCGTCACGTGGAAAAACGGCGTGGAGCCTCAGGCatttaggagagagagagagatatttggaGAGGCAGACGGTAGACGCGAGCCGAGCCTGTGGCGACTACGCTCGTACCGTACCCTCCCACGCAACTCTCACGCTCTTCTTTCTCCCTCTTCATGTactctctctttcctcctttcCCTCCAACTCTCCCTGCGACCTTTCCAGTcccccgcctctctctctcggctcgACGATCTCGATCGTGCCATCTTCTCCG gtAATCAGCCCATGGCATTATGCGGCACCAATATGTCTTGGGGTATGGAAAGCATAGAAGCAATGCGTTTGAGAGGAAACTCGTCGACTTTTCTTGTTAGACCTTCATCTGCATGTTTTGGTGGACCTTCATTGTGTACGCTGCCCGGGCGACGTCGGAAAATATTCTTCTCTTTGTTGAGGAGATCTTCGACCCCTGTGGAATCAAAAGGTGTTGCTGAGAGTCCTTGTTCAATGTCTGTGGATGAAGAATTGGAtcatgtgaaaagatttaagatgtCTGACTTTAAGGTTCTTGATTCTGTCAGCATTGGCCTTGGAGGACGG GCAGATGAGGTGGTCTTTGAAGCCATAGTAAATGATCCCAAGAG CCCTCTGTATAATACAAGTGTTGTTCTTCGACGACTCATCTCTTCTCAAGCTAAACGCCGTGGGAAACGAGCAATCCAG GTACTGAAGAAGTTGGTTCGTCGTAAAATCATGTACTATTCTTATTCAATGCAAGTTCATGGTTTCATCTCATCTCACAGTAGTCGTGGCTTACTCACGCTGGTCCATGGG GTTGGCATACTGGGAAATGCTGCGGACTTTTATGAGGAGGGCCCGATTATTTCAACAGCGGATAGCAGCCTGGATAGACGGCAGATGATGATTGCTTTTGACATGAG GTGTGTTGGGTTCATGATGGCAAAAATGGTGTTGCGGGAACTCATGGATCCATTAATCTTTGCAAAATTCAAATCATTCTTTGCAAAG GGCAATGACCCCTCATGTCTGCGTGAATTTTTGCTGCAAGTCCTAGACAGGAACACGTCATCTGGTAATTGCGGACTTCAA ATGCTTGATCGGAATTGGGGTGCAGGTTGGAATCTCTTGTCTCTATTGCTTGCAACCAAACGATCCAGTAGAATTAG TTGTTTGGAGGCCCTGAGACACCCATTTCTGTGTGGACCAAGATGGCGAGTGATGCCATCAATGAATATAATCAGATGGGGTCTTGGTTCGACTGCTGTAAGAATTACAGAGGAATATATCTATGGTCAGCACCAG CGCGGGAGGCTGGCCCACTTTATCGAATTAATGGAGATGCTGAATCCTCATACAAAGCCAAAG AATTGGTTGGAATTACTGCCCGGAAAATGGCGTCTTGTGTATTACACTGGAAGGCATATAGGACTGACTCTCCGCCAACCTCCTATCCGGGTGCTTATAGGAAATGCGCACCTTATCGTCTCAAGACCGTCCGAGTTGAGCACTAATTTTTCAATGACATCTGAGATTAGCTTTTCAGCCCTGATCGGCCGAGATTGGCCCCACAACAAGAGCGGTGTAGCTGGACAGTTGCACGTGAACTCTGTTTTCAATTTAAAAGCCGGTAGACAGCTCTATCTGAAGGAGGAAAATAGCAAGGGCTATTTTTCACTCGCTCAGTCGATCGACCGTGATGCTTTGTTCCAGAAACTTGCCAGTGGAAGATGGGGAAAAGCTATTCCTTATAAGGAGTTCCCTTCGAGCCTTCCCGTGGCCACGTTCGTCTCTGACGACATTGAGCTCTTGCTCAACCTCGGTCGACCATTGAATCAGGATGTTGATAGTGCCAAGAAAGTACTCCAAGAAGTCAGGACCCAAATCCCTCCCGAAATGTTTGATCTGTCGAAACTCGTGTGTGGTACATATGTTGACTCCAGGCTTCTAGTGCTTCGGAGCGTCAATGGATCGGCCTTGCTGTTCACGAGATCTTGCGTGGATGAAAATCCAAGCTGA
- the LOC115742310 gene encoding probable plastid-lipid-associated protein 14, chloroplastic isoform X1, with the protein MTWRVTWKNGVEPQAFRREREIFGEADGRREPSLWRLRSYRTLPRNSHALLSPSSCTLSFLLSLQLSLRPFQSPASLSRLDDLDRAIFSGNQPMALCGTNMSWGMESIEAMRLRGNSSTFLVRPSSACFGGPSLCTLPGRRRKIFFSLLRRSSTPVESKGVAESPCSMSVDEELDHVKRFKMSDFKVLDSVSIGLGGRADEVVFEAIVNDPKSPLYNTSVVLRRLISSQAKRRGKRAIQVLKKLVRRKIMYYSYSMQVHGFISSHSSRGLLTLVHGYHGSFSLRHWLQQADWLPTLEATLALDEESVKRVGDDTVGGPAVTRKLRLIRILMRDLLIGVNYLHSHGLAHTELRLENVHVSPVDGHIKVGILGNAADFYEEGPIISTADSSLDRRQMMIAFDMRCVGFMMAKMVLRELMDPLIFAKFKSFFAKGNDPSCLREFLLQVLDRNTSSGNCGLQMLDRNWGAGWNLLSLLLATKRSSRISCLEALRHPFLCGPRWRVMPSMNIIRWGLGSTAVRITEEYIYGQHQRGRLAHFIELMEMLNPHTKPKNWLELLPGKWRLVYYTGRHIGLTLRQPPIRVLIGNAHLIVSRPSELSTNFSMTSEISFSALIGRDWPHNKSGVAGQLHVNSVFNLKAGRQLYLKEENSKGYFSLAQSIDRDALFQKLASGRWGKAIPYKEFPSSLPVATFVSDDIELLLNLGRPLNQDVDSAKKVLQEVRTQIPPEMFDLSKLVCGTYVDSRLLVLRSVNGSALLFTRSCVDENPS; encoded by the exons ATGACGTGGCGCGTCACGTGGAAAAACGGCGTGGAGCCTCAGGCatttaggagagagagagagatatttggaGAGGCAGACGGTAGACGCGAGCCGAGCCTGTGGCGACTACGCTCGTACCGTACCCTCCCACGCAACTCTCACGCTCTTCTTTCTCCCTCTTCATGTactctctctttcctcctttcCCTCCAACTCTCCCTGCGACCTTTCCAGTcccccgcctctctctctcggctcgACGATCTCGATCGTGCCATCTTCTCCG gtAATCAGCCCATGGCATTATGCGGCACCAATATGTCTTGGGGTATGGAAAGCATAGAAGCAATGCGTTTGAGAGGAAACTCGTCGACTTTTCTTGTTAGACCTTCATCTGCATGTTTTGGTGGACCTTCATTGTGTACGCTGCCCGGGCGACGTCGGAAAATATTCTTCTCTTTGTTGAGGAGATCTTCGACCCCTGTGGAATCAAAAGGTGTTGCTGAGAGTCCTTGTTCAATGTCTGTGGATGAAGAATTGGAtcatgtgaaaagatttaagatgtCTGACTTTAAGGTTCTTGATTCTGTCAGCATTGGCCTTGGAGGACGG GCAGATGAGGTGGTCTTTGAAGCCATAGTAAATGATCCCAAGAG CCCTCTGTATAATACAAGTGTTGTTCTTCGACGACTCATCTCTTCTCAAGCTAAACGCCGTGGGAAACGAGCAATCCAG GTACTGAAGAAGTTGGTTCGTCGTAAAATCATGTACTATTCTTATTCAATGCAAGTTCATGGTTTCATCTCATCTCACAGTAGTCGTGGCTTACTCACGCTGGTCCATGGG tatCATGGCAGTTTTTCGCTGAGACATTGGCTTCAACAAGCTGACTGGCTTCCAACACTAGAGGCCACTCTTGCATTGGATGAGGAGTCTGTTAAAAGGGTAGGAGATGATACAGTTGGAGGACCAGCAGTCACCCGGAAATTGAGGCTTATTCGCATATTAATGAGGGATCTTTTGATTGGT GTGAATTACTTGCATAGTCATGGCCTAGCTCATACAGAGTTGCGACTTGAGAATGTGCACGTTAGCCCGGTGGATGGACACATCAAA GTTGGCATACTGGGAAATGCTGCGGACTTTTATGAGGAGGGCCCGATTATTTCAACAGCGGATAGCAGCCTGGATAGACGGCAGATGATGATTGCTTTTGACATGAG GTGTGTTGGGTTCATGATGGCAAAAATGGTGTTGCGGGAACTCATGGATCCATTAATCTTTGCAAAATTCAAATCATTCTTTGCAAAG GGCAATGACCCCTCATGTCTGCGTGAATTTTTGCTGCAAGTCCTAGACAGGAACACGTCATCTGGTAATTGCGGACTTCAA ATGCTTGATCGGAATTGGGGTGCAGGTTGGAATCTCTTGTCTCTATTGCTTGCAACCAAACGATCCAGTAGAATTAG TTGTTTGGAGGCCCTGAGACACCCATTTCTGTGTGGACCAAGATGGCGAGTGATGCCATCAATGAATATAATCAGATGGGGTCTTGGTTCGACTGCTGTAAGAATTACAGAGGAATATATCTATGGTCAGCACCAG CGCGGGAGGCTGGCCCACTTTATCGAATTAATGGAGATGCTGAATCCTCATACAAAGCCAAAG AATTGGTTGGAATTACTGCCCGGAAAATGGCGTCTTGTGTATTACACTGGAAGGCATATAGGACTGACTCTCCGCCAACCTCCTATCCGGGTGCTTATAGGAAATGCGCACCTTATCGTCTCAAGACCGTCCGAGTTGAGCACTAATTTTTCAATGACATCTGAGATTAGCTTTTCAGCCCTGATCGGCCGAGATTGGCCCCACAACAAGAGCGGTGTAGCTGGACAGTTGCACGTGAACTCTGTTTTCAATTTAAAAGCCGGTAGACAGCTCTATCTGAAGGAGGAAAATAGCAAGGGCTATTTTTCACTCGCTCAGTCGATCGACCGTGATGCTTTGTTCCAGAAACTTGCCAGTGGAAGATGGGGAAAAGCTATTCCTTATAAGGAGTTCCCTTCGAGCCTTCCCGTGGCCACGTTCGTCTCTGACGACATTGAGCTCTTGCTCAACCTCGGTCGACCATTGAATCAGGATGTTGATAGTGCCAAGAAAGTACTCCAAGAAGTCAGGACCCAAATCCCTCCCGAAATGTTTGATCTGTCGAAACTCGTGTGTGGTACATATGTTGACTCCAGGCTTCTAGTGCTTCGGAGCGTCAATGGATCGGCCTTGCTGTTCACGAGATCTTGCGTGGATGAAAATCCAAGCTGA
- the LOC115742316 gene encoding splicing factor SF3a60 homolog: protein MSSTLLEVTRAAHEEVERLERLIVKDLQNEPPSNKDRLFQSHRVGHMIDTIVATTEKLIEVYEDKDNARKDEIAALGGQTATGTNVFSAFYDRLKEIREYHRKHPAARVVDANEEYEELLKEEPQIEFSGEEAFGRYLDMHELYHQYINCKFGEPIEYSAYLDVFSQPERISRKLKLTRQYKEYLENLLEYLVYFFQRTEPLQDLDRIFAKVEGDFEEEWAENKVEGWENGGQENGHGALQNTVIDLDYYSSIEELMEVGPEKLKEALTALGLKSGGTIQQRAERLFLTKHTLLDKLDKKHFAKGSRGSEQNGVGMAIQQTDNGKDIALMGVKLKKLCSLLEEVITRTKENVEKKQALTYEEMEAEREEEETQADTESDDDEQQIYNPLKLPMGWDGKPIPYWLYKLHGLGQEFKCEICGNHSYWGRRAFERHFKEWRHQHGMRCLGIPNTKNFNEITSIQEAQELWERIQERSGVNKWRPDLEEEYEDKEGNIYNKKTYADLQRQGLI from the exons ATGTCGTCGACGTTGCTGGAGGTGACGCGCGCGGCCCACGAGGAGGTGGAGCGGCTCGAGCGTCTCATCGTCAAAGATCTCCAGAACGAGCCGCCGAGCAACAAGGACCGGCTCTTCCAGAGCCACCGCGTTGGCCACATGATCGACACTATCGTCGCCACCACAGAGAAACTC ATTGAGGTATACGAAGATAAGGACAATGCTAGGAAAGATGAGATTGCGGCTTTGGGAGGCCAGACTGCCACAGGAACGAACGTCTTTAGTGCTTTTTATGATAGGCTGAAAGAG ATACGTGAGTACCATAGAAAGCACCCAGCTGCTCGTGTTGTCGATGCCAATGAGGAGTATGAGGAGCTTCTGAAGGAGGAACCTCAAATTGAGTTCAGTGGGGAG GAAGCTTTTGGCCGATATTTGGACATGCATGAATTGTACCATCAGTACATCAACTGCAAATTCGGAGAGCCCATTGAGTACTCTGCTTATCTTGATGTTTTCTCTCAACCAGAGAGGATTTCTAGGAAATTGAAATTAACAAG GCAGTATAAAGAATATCTGGAAAACCTTCTGGAATACCTTGTATATTTCTTTCAGCGAACAGAGCCTCTGCAAGATCTGGATAGGATATTTGCAAAG GTTGAGGGCGATTTTGAAGAAGAATGGGCAGAGAACAAAGTTGAAGGGTGGGAGAATGGGGGTCAAGAAAATGGACATGGTGCACTGCAGAATACGGTGATTGACCTGGACTATTATAGCTCTATAGAGGAACTGATGGAAGTTGGTCCTGAGAAGTTGAAGGAG GCATTGACAGCTTTAGGATTAAAATCAGGCGGCACAATTCAGCAGCGTGCCGAGAGACTCTTCCTTACAAAG CATACACTTCTTGATAAGCTGGACAAAAAGCATTTTGCAAAAGGTTCTCGTGGGTCAGAGCAGAATGGTGTAGGTATGGCTATCCAACAGACGGACAATGGGAAAGATATTGCTTTGATGGGGGTTAAACTGAAAAAACTCTGCTCGCTGCTTGAGGAG gtaattactcgaacaaaagaaaatgttgaGAAAAAGCAGGCTCTGACATACGAGGAAATGGAAGCAGAACGTGAGGAG GAAGAGACACAAGCTGACACTGAAAGTGATGATGATGAGCAACAGATATACAACCCCCTCAAATTGCCAATGGGTTGGGATGGGAAACCTATACCTTATTGGCTCTATAAGCTTCATGGTCTTGGTCAG GAATTCAAATGCGAGATATGTGGCAACCACAGTTACTGGGGGCGGAGGGCTTTTGAGCGGCATTTTAAGGAATGGCGCCATCAGCATGGCATGCGCTGTCTTGGTATTCCAAATACAAAGAACTTCAATGAGATTACATCCATCCAG GAAGCACAAGAACTCTGGGAGAGAATACAGGAGAGGTCAGGAGTGAACAAGTGGCGCCCGGATCTGGAGGAAGAATACGAAGACAAGGAAGGCAACATCTATAACAAGAAGACTTATGCCGATCTTCAGCGCCAGGGTCTCATTTAA
- the LOC115742363 gene encoding vesicle transport protein SFT2B isoform X1 — translation MWKLNQSLFGGEEEGRDDFLAEDSDGICSLSPMQRVYAFAACLLVGLVCMFLSLIVFAKPIKFAVVFTCGNLLSVGSTAFLIGAAQQMRMMFDSTRVFATSIYLGCVILALICALWIHNKVLTIIAIICEICALIWYSLSYIPFARRMVSDLMVRLCDTEL, via the exons ATGTGGAAGCTGAACCAGTCATTGTTCGGCGGAGAAGAAGAGGGCCGAGATGATTTCTTAGCTGAAGATTCAGATGGGatctgttctctctctcctatGCAG AGAGTCTACGCTTTCGCTGCGTGTCTTCTTGTCGGCCTCGTATGTATGTTCCTG TCATTGATTGTGTTTGCGAAGCCTATCAAATTCGCAGTTGTTTTCACCTGTGGCAACCTTTTATCCGTCGGCAG CACAGCCTTCCTTATTGGAGCTGCACAACAAATGAGGATGATGTTTGACTCAACTCGAGTCTTCGCAACTTCCATTTACCTTGGATGTGTCATTTTAGCTCTCATCTGTGCTCTTTGG ATACATAATAAGGTTTTGACCATTATAGCAATCATTTGTGAGATCTGCGCCCTTATCTG GTACAGTTTAAGCTACATTCCTTTTGCCCGAAGAATGGTTTCTGATTTGATGGTTAGGCTTTGTGACACTGAGTTGTAG
- the LOC115742363 gene encoding vesicle transport protein SFT2B isoform X2, with amino-acid sequence MWKLNQSLFGGEEEGRDDFLAEDSDGICSLSPMQSLIVFAKPIKFAVVFTCGNLLSVGSTAFLIGAAQQMRMMFDSTRVFATSIYLGCVILALICALWIHNKVLTIIAIICEICALIWYSLSYIPFARRMVSDLMVRLCDTEL; translated from the exons ATGTGGAAGCTGAACCAGTCATTGTTCGGCGGAGAAGAAGAGGGCCGAGATGATTTCTTAGCTGAAGATTCAGATGGGatctgttctctctctcctatGCAG TCATTGATTGTGTTTGCGAAGCCTATCAAATTCGCAGTTGTTTTCACCTGTGGCAACCTTTTATCCGTCGGCAG CACAGCCTTCCTTATTGGAGCTGCACAACAAATGAGGATGATGTTTGACTCAACTCGAGTCTTCGCAACTTCCATTTACCTTGGATGTGTCATTTTAGCTCTCATCTGTGCTCTTTGG ATACATAATAAGGTTTTGACCATTATAGCAATCATTTGTGAGATCTGCGCCCTTATCTG GTACAGTTTAAGCTACATTCCTTTTGCCCGAAGAATGGTTTCTGATTTGATGGTTAGGCTTTGTGACACTGAGTTGTAG